In Leptospira perdikensis, a single genomic region encodes these proteins:
- a CDS encoding MinD/ParA family protein → MDQAANLRKLTETGTGLKLVQPQDAVKKTKIIAVASGKGGVGKSTVSVNLAISIAKTGLKVLIFDGDLGLANVNVLLGIIPKYNLYHVVKGHKSLKDIVISTPEGVDIIAGASGYSQLANLNETQRNNLIKGFAELDRYDVMIIDTGAGISANVIGLVMPADEVIVVTTPEPTSITDSYGLIKSIVSQSKDKNLKIIVNRVRSAIEGKKVADRVIDISGQFLEVQVENLGFIFQDEEVEKSIREQKPFIIGAPRSKAAACLTRVTHTLLQTEGGYDDEEGLTGFFKKFFSFVDFKEKEMEEKMEEDN, encoded by the coding sequence ATGGACCAAGCTGCAAATCTTAGAAAGCTCACTGAAACTGGTACTGGTTTAAAACTTGTTCAACCCCAGGATGCAGTCAAAAAAACCAAAATCATCGCGGTTGCTTCTGGCAAGGGTGGTGTTGGAAAAAGTACTGTATCCGTAAACCTTGCTATCTCCATTGCAAAAACAGGACTCAAGGTTTTAATTTTCGATGGTGACTTGGGTCTTGCCAACGTTAACGTTCTTCTTGGTATCATTCCGAAATACAATTTATATCATGTGGTGAAAGGCCATAAATCCCTCAAAGACATCGTAATCTCCACTCCAGAAGGTGTGGACATCATTGCTGGTGCTTCCGGTTATTCACAACTCGCAAACCTCAACGAAACACAAAGAAATAATTTAATCAAAGGATTCGCGGAACTTGATCGTTATGATGTGATGATCATAGACACAGGTGCGGGAATTTCGGCCAATGTCATTGGCCTTGTGATGCCTGCGGATGAAGTGATCGTAGTCACCACACCAGAACCTACTTCCATTACAGACTCTTACGGACTGATTAAATCCATCGTGTCCCAATCCAAAGACAAAAATCTCAAAATCATTGTCAACCGTGTGCGTTCTGCCATTGAAGGGAAAAAAGTTGCTGACCGTGTCATCGATATCTCCGGCCAATTTTTAGAAGTCCAAGTAGAAAACTTAGGATTTATTTTCCAAGATGAAGAGGTTGAGAAGTCCATCAGGGAACAAAAGCCGTTCATCATTGGCGCCCCCCGCTCAAAAGCTGCCGCTTGCCTCACAAGAGTCACCCACACCCTCTTACAAACAGAAGGTGGTTATGATGATGAGGAAGGTCTTACCGGTTTCTTTAAAAAATTCTTTAGCTTCGTTGACTTCAAAGAGAAGGAAATGGAAGAAAAGATGGAGGAAGATAACTAA
- the whiG gene encoding RNA polymerase sigma factor WhiG has product MSRLLDKYNQFDETDLWKKYRVTKDAEIRSYLVEKYSPLVKHVAGRIAIGMPQNVEFEDLVSYGVFGLLDAIEKFDPSREIKFKTYAMTRIRGSIFDELRSVDWIPRSIRQKAKQLENIIAMLENKEGKKVDDEEIAKELGVSMEEYNSLLAKLSGTSLVSLNDIWFLGDENDEVSFMETLESPMNMNPDNIIEKEEIKNVIVEAIQSLPEKEKKVIVLYYYEDLTLKEIGEVLEVTESRISQLHTKAVARLRSKLSKVKSAIQKR; this is encoded by the coding sequence ATGTCAAGATTGCTAGACAAATACAATCAGTTTGATGAGACAGATCTTTGGAAAAAATACCGTGTCACAAAGGATGCGGAGATCCGAAGTTACCTTGTTGAAAAATATTCACCTCTCGTCAAACACGTGGCTGGGCGGATTGCGATCGGTATGCCTCAAAATGTTGAGTTTGAAGACCTCGTCAGTTATGGCGTCTTTGGTCTGTTAGATGCCATAGAAAAATTCGACCCTTCTCGTGAAATTAAATTCAAAACTTATGCGATGACTCGAATCCGTGGGTCCATCTTTGACGAACTTAGAAGTGTGGATTGGATTCCACGTTCCATTCGTCAAAAAGCAAAACAGCTAGAAAACATCATTGCCATGCTTGAGAATAAGGAAGGCAAAAAAGTAGATGATGAAGAGATCGCTAAAGAACTCGGCGTCTCGATGGAAGAATACAATTCACTCCTCGCAAAACTTTCTGGAACCTCTCTTGTCTCTTTAAATGATATTTGGTTTCTCGGTGATGAGAACGATGAAGTTTCCTTCATGGAAACTCTCGAATCTCCGATGAACATGAACCCAGACAATATCATCGAAAAAGAAGAAATCAAAAACGTAATCGTGGAAGCCATCCAGTCGTTACCAGAGAAAGAAAAGAAAGTGATCGTTCTCTATTATTATGAAGACCTCACTCTAAAAGAAATTGGTGAAGTTTTGGAAGTTACGGAATCAAGAATTTCGCAACTCCATACAAAGGCAGTCGCAAGACTCCGCAGCAAACTCTCTAAAGTAAAATCCGCGATCCAAAAAAGGTAA
- a CDS encoding FapA family protein, which translates to MSLTEFLTEELKEFDRKEKEQVEVIADTIEECLAIASQHLGRKVHEIDYTILKRGKKSLFFSEPYHIRASIIPDDMLLDELSLLDEHLTGGSGKLVSKDLKELVTPKNKDGRVTVKIYRTGVFVTVYPPSGEGLVMTMADVSKKLSFRGVAGVDQNLVNKILKEKKGEPVLISNQKPKAGNDSSCNVEIAQENMRAFVTVFPARPGGRDLEVSDIVAALKGMGVAHGLKEDDIRKSLDEDIINKPFIGAEGDFPVNGKNAEIKYYVRTEKKINFKEDQSGRVDYKDLDMIENVVVGQLLAEKLPAEKGKFGRNLFGMVLPAKDGLDTELKQGKGTILSEDKMRLTAEVNGQVLYAAGRLSVETVYRINGDVGVRTGNVTFLGSIIITGNVEDNYSVKAAGNIEIYGTVQKAIVEADGDIIVRQGVTGREEARVESTGGNIVAKFIQNATCITEKDIIVQEGILHSHLMAGGKISCKGKRGQIVGGTIQAAQLISAKIIGSQANPQTDLIVGNNPKILKQIQEYEEKRKENQDKLDQLTKTMRTLKARKEADPASFTSEQDAHLQKLEAGTKKLDKRIAEAGKDIQTLTEYMDEQAANGRISVEKTIFPGVTIRIRNAEFKLRHETKAKTFFEEESQVRSAPYEDPDEAKNDWRKKRGRGKSKN; encoded by the coding sequence ATGTCTCTCACTGAATTTCTTACAGAGGAACTGAAAGAGTTCGACCGTAAGGAAAAAGAACAAGTGGAAGTCATTGCCGATACCATCGAAGAGTGTCTGGCAATTGCATCACAACACTTAGGTCGCAAAGTCCATGAAATTGATTATACTATTCTAAAAAGAGGAAAGAAGTCTCTTTTCTTTTCGGAACCCTATCATATTCGAGCCTCTATCATTCCCGATGATATGCTTTTAGATGAACTTAGTCTTTTAGACGAACATCTAACGGGTGGTAGTGGGAAGTTGGTTTCTAAAGACTTAAAAGAACTAGTCACCCCTAAAAACAAGGATGGTCGGGTTACTGTAAAAATTTACAGAACAGGTGTATTCGTTACCGTTTACCCACCGAGTGGCGAAGGTCTTGTTATGACTATGGCGGATGTTTCCAAAAAACTATCCTTTCGTGGTGTGGCAGGTGTTGACCAAAACCTAGTTAATAAAATCCTTAAAGAGAAAAAAGGCGAACCTGTCCTTATTTCCAACCAAAAACCAAAGGCAGGGAATGATTCAAGTTGCAACGTCGAAATTGCACAAGAGAATATGAGAGCTTTTGTAACCGTGTTTCCAGCAAGACCTGGTGGACGTGATTTAGAAGTATCCGATATCGTAGCAGCACTCAAAGGAATGGGTGTGGCTCATGGTCTCAAAGAAGATGATATTCGTAAAAGTTTAGATGAAGATATTATCAACAAACCTTTCATTGGTGCGGAAGGTGATTTCCCTGTGAATGGGAAAAATGCAGAAATCAAATACTATGTTCGCACAGAAAAGAAAATCAACTTTAAAGAAGACCAATCCGGTCGCGTTGATTATAAAGACTTAGATATGATTGAAAACGTTGTCGTTGGACAACTGTTAGCCGAAAAACTCCCGGCAGAAAAGGGAAAGTTTGGACGTAACTTATTTGGGATGGTACTACCTGCTAAAGATGGTTTGGATACAGAACTCAAACAAGGAAAAGGAACCATTCTATCGGAAGACAAAATGCGTCTTACCGCCGAAGTCAACGGACAAGTATTATATGCTGCCGGTAGACTTTCTGTAGAAACCGTTTATCGCATTAATGGAGACGTGGGTGTTCGTACAGGTAATGTTACCTTCCTCGGTTCCATCATCATCACAGGAAACGTAGAAGATAACTATTCTGTAAAAGCTGCCGGTAACATTGAAATTTATGGAACGGTCCAGAAAGCCATCGTGGAAGCAGATGGTGATATCATCGTCCGCCAAGGAGTGACGGGAAGGGAAGAGGCACGTGTAGAATCCACGGGTGGAAACATTGTCGCCAAGTTCATCCAGAACGCCACTTGTATCACAGAAAAAGACATCATCGTCCAAGAAGGTATTTTACATTCTCATTTGATGGCTGGGGGAAAAATTTCCTGCAAAGGAAAACGAGGTCAGATTGTGGGCGGAACCATCCAAGCGGCCCAACTGATCTCTGCCAAAATCATCGGTTCTCAAGCCAATCCGCAAACCGATCTCATTGTAGGAAACAACCCGAAGATCCTAAAACAGATTCAGGAATACGAAGAGAAACGAAAAGAAAACCAGGACAAACTGGACCAACTCACAAAAACCATGCGCACCCTAAAAGCAAGGAAAGAGGCCGATCCAGCCAGCTTTACCTCGGAACAGGACGCCCATTTGCAAAAATTGGAAGCAGGGACCAAAAAACTCGACAAACGGATCGCTGAGGCCGGAAAGGACATCCAAACTCTAACCGAATACATGGATGAGCAGGCTGCCAATGGCCGTATTTCGGTCGAGAAGACCATTTTCCCGGGTGTTACCATCCGCATCCGCAATGCTGAGTTCAAACTCCGCCACGAGACCAAAGCCAAGACCTTTTTCGAAGAAGAGTCTCAGGTCCGTAGCGCACCATACGAAGATCCAGACGAAGCGAAAAATGACTGGAGAAAAAAGAGAGGGCGTGGTAAGTCTAAGAATTAA
- a CDS encoding DUF370 domain-containing protein: MSSFPILNVGFSNVVFVSKILTILQADSAGAKRLRSEAKSENRLIDATGGRKTRSVLVLDSGHILLSAIRPESLSKRLETGDNHIGEGEEESED, encoded by the coding sequence ATGTCTTCGTTTCCCATACTCAATGTAGGTTTTTCTAATGTAGTATTTGTTTCGAAAATTCTGACCATACTTCAAGCGGACTCTGCTGGTGCCAAACGGCTCCGCTCGGAAGCTAAATCGGAAAATAGACTCATTGATGCTACTGGTGGGCGAAAGACAAGATCCGTTCTCGTTTTAGATTCAGGCCATATCCTCCTCTCTGCCATCCGACCAGAAAGTTTATCCAAACGATTGGAAACTGGTGATAACCATATTGGCGAGGGAGAAGAGGAGTCTGAAGATTGA
- a CDS encoding guanylate kinase, which produces MKVNPNLYIISSVAGGGKSTIISELLTEFPDFYFSISCTTREPRPGDVEGKTYYFLSIEEFQKRITNGEFYEWAEVHGNYYGTPKAPILDAIRDHRVALLDLDVQGAKSVKALRPESVTIFIEPPSREIWIERLIRRGTDSKTSIERRIENGIRELDEAPSFDYVVVNDRLEDAIRDVKTILFQKES; this is translated from the coding sequence TTGAAAGTAAATCCTAATTTATATATTATTTCTTCTGTAGCAGGTGGTGGAAAGTCTACCATTATCTCTGAATTACTAACAGAGTTCCCAGATTTTTATTTTTCCATATCCTGTACCACTCGGGAACCAAGGCCAGGGGATGTGGAAGGTAAAACCTATTACTTTCTTTCCATCGAGGAGTTTCAAAAACGAATCACCAATGGCGAGTTTTATGAATGGGCAGAAGTGCATGGCAATTACTATGGAACTCCCAAAGCTCCCATTTTAGATGCCATTCGTGATCATCGGGTAGCGCTTCTCGATTTGGATGTCCAAGGGGCAAAATCTGTAAAGGCACTCCGACCAGAATCTGTGACTATCTTTATTGAACCACCGAGCAGAGAGATTTGGATCGAAAGACTGATCCGTCGCGGAACCGATTCCAAAACCAGTATCGAAAGAAGGATTGAAAATGGAATCAGAGAATTGGACGAAGCGCCAAGCTTTGATTATGTGGTTGTGAATGATCGACTCGAAGACGCCATTCGAGACGTTAAAACCATTCTTTTTCAAAAAGAATCTTAA
- a CDS encoding periplasmic-type flagellar collar protein FlbB, producing the protein MASVTDSTRSFFLIVLIFFLIAIGFFVFDYFQVINAEDYLPFLKKQAGLVNQDLLSPTELEKLEMEKAKERLIADREELEQMKRELEEKSSSLHADKERLEELKEGIQRKEKEMADKLKKDNARAEKVKVLANKVANMPPESARDMLINWPDYDIIEVFEQMDRDAEEDGRQTITTYLLTLFPAERRSVISNKWLDAGARNVPNYGKSIDEDNDEP; encoded by the coding sequence ATGGCAAGTGTAACTGATAGCACAAGATCCTTCTTTTTAATCGTTCTTATTTTCTTTTTAATCGCCATCGGGTTTTTTGTTTTTGATTACTTCCAAGTTATCAACGCCGAAGACTATTTACCATTTCTAAAAAAACAAGCAGGGCTTGTAAACCAAGACCTTCTCTCACCAACCGAATTGGAAAAATTAGAGATGGAAAAAGCCAAAGAAAGACTGATCGCTGACCGTGAAGAGCTAGAACAAATGAAACGTGAGTTAGAAGAAAAATCTTCTTCACTCCATGCTGATAAAGAACGTTTGGAAGAATTAAAAGAAGGAATCCAACGAAAAGAAAAAGAGATGGCGGACAAGTTGAAAAAAGACAATGCCCGCGCTGAAAAAGTAAAAGTCCTCGCAAACAAGGTGGCCAATATGCCTCCCGAATCGGCAAGAGATATGTTAATCAATTGGCCTGACTACGATATCATTGAAGTATTTGAACAAATGGATAGAGATGCTGAAGAGGATGGAAGACAGACCATCACGACTTACCTACTCACTTTGTTTCCCGCAGAAAGAAGATCTGTGATCTCTAATAAATGGTTGGATGCCGGAGCAAGGAACGTTCCTAATTATGGAAAAAGTATCGATGAGGATAACGACGAACCATAA
- a CDS encoding flagellar export protein FliJ, with protein sequence MKRFRFSLETVLKLRGWREEEEIRRLSQVVSKLNSLIGEKDSNEREIESSYEAILASSKVGTSLSDYLSIEQYIQGLMRRNEELDEKIATQNEEVNLVRKDVMVARMNKKVIEVLKDKRYAEWKKKRNRMERREVEEFNLQLSKQSLFDSTESYGPSKSKKIPRTFKILNREDGGDELTSDFKTLRDFYEKFYLGQGKS encoded by the coding sequence GTGAAACGATTTCGTTTTAGTTTAGAGACAGTTCTCAAATTACGAGGTTGGCGGGAAGAAGAAGAAATCCGTCGGCTCTCCCAGGTTGTCTCCAAACTGAATTCTCTCATTGGAGAAAAAGATTCCAATGAAAGAGAAATTGAATCTTCCTACGAAGCCATCCTTGCTTCCTCTAAAGTGGGAACAAGCCTATCCGATTACCTTTCCATCGAACAATACATCCAAGGCCTGATGCGACGCAACGAGGAATTGGATGAAAAGATCGCAACACAAAACGAAGAAGTCAATTTGGTTCGTAAAGATGTAATGGTTGCCCGAATGAATAAAAAGGTAATCGAGGTTTTAAAAGACAAACGATATGCTGAATGGAAGAAAAAACGAAACCGAATGGAACGAAGAGAAGTTGAAGAATTTAACCTTCAACTAAGCAAACAATCATTATTCGATTCGACAGAAAGTTATGGGCCTTCAAAATCTAAAAAAATTCCAAGAACTTTCAAAATTCTGAACCGTGAAGATGGGGGTGATGAACTTACATCCGACTTCAAAACTCTTCGTGATTTTTATGAAAAATTCTACCTAGGACAAGGGAAATCATAA
- a CDS encoding SpoIIE family protein phosphatase, with protein sequence MEGSWEFYPHTFLSEQLEIPKTKLEVLVPGIWNSEFGTGNGFGTYRLVLERPEGTDPDAVYGIKLVDMATASRVFWNGKLLGSSGVVSKIPEESIPSYQFQFYPLPWKEGPNELLVEISNFQHDKGGMWEPPYVGEWNKLLKENEKDLASSLFLAGAVFIIALYHFGLFYFRRSDKGNLLFGFAALLLSLRTLFTGERFGFNEIAPYISWNLCLRLEFLTFYLSPYLFFAFFREFYPNFYPRWMHRILLVPTLVFVSFILVLPTPVYTKLNGYFHIVLLSGILLIFQGVFRAVLARKESSLLFAIGIISVAIAAFIDLLNAYQIVYTVEAIPIGIFVFILVQSLTLSRRFSRAFSDVESLSKRLLALDKLKDEFLANTSHELKTPLNGIIGIAESMFDGIGGKLNQEQRQNLGMIVSSGKRLSSLVDDILDFSKMKNRDLDLDLKAIDLHQICDLVLVISRPLYFTKNLTVRNHVPMDFPPILGDEARLQQILFNLIGNAIKFTEKGRIDVSAEIMERMLVLSIKDTGIGIPKDKFADIFRSFEQVDASTTRKFGGTGLGLAISKRLVELHGGTIWVESTEGEGSTFRFTLPLAREGEIPMEKPPVKKTDLWFGGESPEFEPIEEITEEYDGEKIKVLVVDDEPINRQVLKNHLTLIGCDVHEAANGGDAIRMVRDEGPFELMLLDIMMPGMSGYDVCTVLRESYSLYQLPILFLTAKNQITDIIAALEAGGNDYLAKPFDKRELISRAKNLITLKKAVEEQNKFIAFQNELGLARKLQSSILPEEAPNIAGIKTEFYYEPMDSVGGDFFDFHAISETELGVMVADVSGHGIPAALISAMLKIAFSTQIRLSREPAQLMTQINSTLLGKMKGAFLTASYIYINLETKEMIHARCGHPPLIINRVGESKSKLSLPQGKLIGWIPELDIQEDVVPLRTGDRIVLYTDGITEATNKEKEMIGQENWETIVHRYSGYPISESKRLLLERIKEFTGNRSPDDDVTLVVLEIE encoded by the coding sequence TTGGAAGGGTCATGGGAGTTCTATCCGCATACATTTTTATCCGAACAATTGGAGATTCCAAAGACCAAACTGGAAGTTTTGGTTCCCGGAATTTGGAATTCAGAATTTGGTACAGGGAATGGATTTGGAACCTACCGTTTGGTTTTGGAAAGACCTGAGGGAACGGATCCAGATGCAGTTTATGGAATCAAACTTGTGGATATGGCCACGGCCTCCCGTGTGTTTTGGAACGGAAAACTTCTCGGTTCTTCGGGAGTCGTTTCCAAAATTCCAGAAGAGTCCATACCTTCTTACCAATTTCAATTTTACCCACTTCCTTGGAAGGAGGGACCTAACGAACTATTGGTGGAAATCTCTAATTTTCAACATGACAAAGGGGGAATGTGGGAGCCGCCTTACGTAGGAGAATGGAACAAACTTTTAAAGGAAAATGAAAAAGACTTAGCTTCTTCTTTATTTTTGGCCGGGGCCGTTTTCATCATCGCATTATACCATTTTGGATTGTTCTATTTTAGACGTTCCGATAAGGGAAATTTACTTTTTGGTTTTGCAGCTCTTCTTCTGTCCCTTCGTACTTTGTTTACTGGCGAGAGGTTTGGGTTCAATGAAATCGCACCTTATATCAGCTGGAATCTTTGCCTTCGTCTTGAATTTTTAACCTTTTATTTATCTCCCTATCTTTTCTTTGCTTTTTTTCGTGAATTTTATCCTAACTTCTATCCTCGTTGGATGCATCGAATTCTACTAGTTCCCACTTTAGTTTTTGTCAGTTTTATTTTGGTTCTACCCACACCCGTTTACACAAAGTTAAATGGATACTTTCATATTGTTTTACTTTCTGGAATTCTTTTGATATTTCAAGGTGTGTTCCGCGCAGTTTTGGCTAGAAAAGAGAGTAGTTTATTATTTGCCATCGGGATCATATCCGTGGCGATCGCAGCCTTCATTGATTTACTCAACGCATATCAGATTGTTTATACGGTAGAAGCCATCCCAATTGGGATCTTTGTTTTTATTTTGGTACAATCTTTAACGCTCTCCAGAAGGTTTAGTCGGGCGTTTTCTGATGTGGAATCTCTTTCCAAACGACTCCTTGCCCTCGACAAATTAAAGGATGAGTTTTTAGCAAATACTTCACATGAATTAAAAACACCTCTGAATGGAATTATTGGTATCGCCGAATCTATGTTTGATGGTATTGGTGGAAAACTAAATCAAGAACAAAGGCAGAATTTAGGGATGATTGTCAGTTCTGGAAAACGTTTGTCTTCCCTTGTGGATGATATTTTGGACTTTTCCAAAATGAAAAATAGAGATTTGGATTTGGATCTCAAAGCTATAGACCTTCACCAGATCTGTGATTTGGTTCTTGTGATTTCTAGACCTCTATATTTTACAAAAAATCTAACCGTTCGTAACCATGTGCCCATGGATTTTCCTCCGATTCTCGGGGATGAAGCACGACTCCAACAAATCCTATTCAATTTAATTGGTAATGCCATTAAGTTTACAGAAAAAGGCCGGATTGATGTTTCAGCTGAAATTATGGAAAGGATGTTGGTCCTTTCGATTAAAGATACGGGAATTGGAATCCCAAAAGATAAATTTGCGGATATTTTTCGATCCTTTGAACAAGTGGATGCATCCACCACACGTAAGTTTGGTGGAACTGGACTTGGGCTTGCGATATCCAAACGTTTGGTAGAATTACACGGCGGAACCATTTGGGTGGAGTCTACTGAGGGAGAGGGTTCTACTTTCCGATTCACACTTCCTTTGGCAAGGGAAGGAGAGATTCCGATGGAAAAACCTCCCGTCAAAAAGACAGATCTCTGGTTTGGAGGTGAGTCCCCAGAATTTGAACCCATCGAAGAAATTACGGAAGAGTATGATGGGGAAAAAATCAAAGTCCTTGTTGTGGATGATGAGCCAATCAATCGCCAAGTTCTCAAAAACCATCTAACACTTATTGGGTGTGATGTTCATGAAGCGGCCAATGGTGGAGATGCCATCCGCATGGTAAGGGATGAAGGCCCGTTTGAGTTGATGTTACTGGATATTATGATGCCCGGGATGAGTGGTTATGATGTTTGTACGGTATTAAGAGAATCTTATTCCTTATACCAACTGCCTATTTTATTTTTAACTGCAAAGAACCAAATCACCGATATCATTGCTGCTTTGGAAGCCGGTGGAAATGATTATTTGGCTAAACCTTTCGACAAACGGGAGTTAATATCTCGTGCAAAAAATTTAATTACTTTAAAAAAAGCAGTAGAAGAACAAAACAAATTCATTGCCTTCCAAAATGAGTTGGGTCTTGCTAGAAAACTCCAAAGTTCCATCCTTCCCGAAGAAGCTCCGAACATTGCCGGTATTAAAACTGAATTTTATTATGAACCTATGGACAGCGTAGGAGGAGACTTCTTTGATTTTCATGCCATTTCCGAAACGGAACTTGGTGTGATGGTTGCTGACGTTTCGGGGCATGGAATTCCTGCGGCCCTCATCTCAGCTATGTTAAAAATTGCCTTTTCCACTCAGATACGTTTGTCTAGGGAACCGGCCCAACTTATGACTCAAATCAATTCCACTTTACTTGGAAAAATGAAGGGGGCCTTCCTCACTGCCTCTTATATTTATATCAATTTGGAAACAAAAGAAATGATCCATGCTCGTTGTGGTCATCCACCCCTCATCATCAACCGTGTGGGAGAATCCAAATCCAAACTCAGTTTGCCACAAGGAAAACTCATCGGTTGGATTCCTGAACTAGACATTCAGGAAGATGTGGTCCCTCTCCGTACTGGGGATCGAATTGTATTATATACCGATGGGATTACGGAAGCTACGAATAAAGAAAAAGAAATGATTGGTCAGGAAAATTGGGAAACCATCGTACATAGATACAGTGGGTATCCTATTTCTGAATCCAAACGTCTATTACTCGAAAGGATCAAAGAATTTACAGGGAATCGTTCCCCAGATGATGATGTGACTTTAGTGGTTTTAGAAATTGAGTGA
- a CDS encoding FliI/YscN family ATPase gives MIEKKFTEHIDAISKYLNVVEKIEPIRKSGVVVSVVGNVIYSQGPPDSKVGEILEVERGSDKGYLACVLVGFKDHLYTLMPLGDTQEIFPHAFVFSSGRQITLNAGPELLGRVLNGLGKPIDNKGILITKEERASEPRFLNPLDRPPITDILETGVRAIDGMLTVGRGQRIGIFSGSGVGKSSLLGMIARYTNADVNVVALIGERGREVNEFLHVELGKEALAKSVVFVATSDSSKMEQVSCANLACSAAEYFREKGMSVNLYMDSLTRYAEALRELSIGEPVVTKGYASSVFTKMAKLVERAGTSHNGGSITGFYTVLTDAEDDMDDIVADKVRGFIDGHIVLTRKLAEQSHYPAIDVPASLSRLMQKIVNEDHYMRSSIVRELISKYKNSEDIILLNAYVRGADEKVDMAIDKKSQIDDYLRQRIEEKSNYNDATNRLTKILQSSVRNEDDF, from the coding sequence ATGATCGAAAAGAAATTTACGGAACATATCGATGCCATTTCCAAATACCTGAATGTCGTCGAAAAAATTGAACCCATTCGTAAAAGTGGGGTCGTTGTATCCGTGGTGGGCAATGTCATTTATTCCCAAGGGCCGCCTGATTCTAAGGTGGGGGAAATTTTAGAAGTCGAACGTGGTTCGGACAAAGGATATCTTGCCTGTGTCCTTGTCGGTTTCAAAGACCATCTCTACACCTTAATGCCATTAGGTGATACCCAAGAAATATTTCCGCATGCTTTTGTTTTTTCATCCGGGAGACAAATCACTTTAAACGCAGGTCCCGAGTTATTAGGACGTGTGTTAAACGGTCTTGGCAAACCCATCGACAACAAAGGGATCCTCATTACCAAAGAAGAAAGAGCATCCGAACCTCGTTTTTTAAATCCACTCGACCGCCCTCCCATCACTGACATTTTAGAAACAGGTGTTCGTGCGATTGATGGAATGTTAACTGTAGGCCGTGGCCAAAGGATTGGAATTTTTTCTGGTTCTGGTGTAGGTAAGTCGAGTTTACTTGGGATGATCGCCCGTTATACGAACGCTGATGTGAACGTTGTGGCTCTGATCGGAGAAAGGGGTCGCGAGGTAAATGAATTCTTACATGTGGAACTAGGTAAAGAAGCTCTCGCAAAATCGGTTGTTTTTGTAGCAACTTCTGATTCTTCCAAAATGGAACAAGTAAGTTGCGCCAACTTAGCTTGTTCTGCGGCCGAATACTTTCGAGAAAAAGGAATGTCCGTTAATTTATATATGGACTCCCTCACTCGTTATGCGGAGGCACTGAGGGAACTTTCTATTGGAGAGCCAGTGGTAACCAAAGGATATGCATCCAGTGTATTTACCAAAATGGCTAAACTTGTAGAGAGGGCCGGAACTTCACATAACGGTGGTTCTATTACAGGTTTTTATACCGTATTAACAGACGCCGAAGATGATATGGATGATATTGTTGCAGATAAGGTGCGCGGATTTATTGACGGTCACATTGTTCTTACAAGAAAACTCGCAGAACAAAGTCATTATCCAGCAATTGATGTTCCAGCTTCTCTTTCAAGGTTGATGCAAAAGATTGTGAATGAAGATCATTATATGCGGTCATCCATCGTTCGGGAACTCATTTCTAAATACAAAAACTCAGAAGACATCATCTTACTCAACGCTTATGTTCGTGGTGCCGATGAGAAGGTAGATATGGCCATAGATAAAAAATCTCAAATTGATGATTATCTTAGGCAAAGGATTGAGGAAAAATCTAATTACAATGATGCCACGAACCGACTCACAAAAATTTTACAATCTTCGGTTCGTAACGAAGATGATTTTTAA
- a CDS encoding LIC10235 family protein — translation MEPQKVGPGQIDKIAEDLKKDPEKSIGNYLFKGFRIQISKYKASGAERVQQLYKRRRAQGLCIVCGTKVTRKNPVTGILYRLCDTHRAEIDQKNKEKAKAKKGK, via the coding sequence ATGGAACCACAAAAAGTAGGCCCAGGACAAATCGACAAAATTGCAGAGGATTTGAAAAAAGATCCTGAAAAATCCATTGGAAATTACCTTTTCAAAGGATTCAGAATTCAAATCTCTAAATACAAAGCTTCCGGAGCGGAAAGAGTACAACAACTCTATAAAAGAAGAAGAGCTCAAGGTCTTTGCATCGTTTGTGGAACTAAAGTCACTCGTAAAAATCCTGTAACAGGAATCCTTTACAGACTTTGCGACACACACAGAGCAGAAATTGACCAAAAAAACAAAGAAAAAGCTAAAGCAAAAAAAGGAAAATAG